A section of the Primulina eburnea isolate SZY01 chromosome 1, ASM2296580v1, whole genome shotgun sequence genome encodes:
- the LOC140813842 gene encoding MYB-like transcription factor ETC3: MDKCRQNQPKIQDDAWSCEDVSSIECESIEMNAQEEDLISRMHRLVGDKWALIAGRVPGRKPEEIERYWLMKKKNNDGFMIKSSKAAGISQEIKQLSGSSKLGHGLIKG; encoded by the exons ATGGACAAGTGTCGGCAAAATCAACCAAAGATTCAAGATGATGCGTGGTCATGTGAAG ATGTGAGCAGTATCGAATGTGAATCCATAGAAATGAATGCGCAAGAAGAAGATCTCATTTCAAGAATGCACAGGCTTGTGGGAGACAA ATGGGCATTGATTGCTGGGAGAGTTCCGGGTCGAAAACCCGAAGAGATTGAGAGGTATTGGTTgatgaaaaagaaaaacaacGATGGTTTCATGATCAAGAGTAGCAAAGCTGCAGGGATATcacaagaaattaaacaacttTCTG GTTCAAGCAAGCTTGGACATGGATTAATTAAAGGTTGA